From a single candidate division KSB1 bacterium genomic region:
- a CDS encoding ATP-binding protein — protein MAGTPGGLLEKVRKYHFQLRHLTVAFAVFVLFELFATLAQKRALKGFLDDAQEWYQRDFAERQANLTASAFELVLETALQSRRIEEPSAKKIVQAFNIILSQQLLQQHVQEVCILVADGERIVPIDNGHVLFEYVVGNQAQLSPDRPHDKAVQLYQELAPQLISSEQTVSRLEGSEDFHVFVPLVPKGEYFGALYMLSRPEFHLVSAEILAGYNQTGLISIALILLGFLAMFYISSYTVKERDEAQQMLFQERERQLREHLHFQKEALFAKRIYHTHHKAEKVMGFIKEDLELLSPENMEQVRYRVRKYANFISRVIYDMKWYEPPLHTVRNPAFHTSVNDVIRFVVDNIFLRLPAGQQQFRIELDLDERVPPVAVNEFVVWEIIEPLIQNSIDHGGADHLVVRISSAYQPELHRTVLTIADNGPGVRADLLETDENGVRRIFLESVTTKSNQGNCGYGCYIAHELCTERCGWGIDVENLPGRGCQFTITIPHEVRLETSLAGAH, from the coding sequence GGTGGCTTGCTGGAGAAGGTGCGGAAGTACCACTTCCAGTTGCGGCATCTTACTGTGGCCTTTGCGGTGTTTGTCCTTTTTGAGCTCTTCGCCACCCTGGCGCAAAAACGTGCCCTGAAGGGATTTCTCGATGACGCCCAGGAATGGTATCAGCGGGACTTTGCCGAGCGGCAGGCGAATCTCACTGCCTCCGCCTTTGAGTTAGTCCTGGAGACCGCGCTCCAAAGTCGCCGCATTGAGGAACCCAGTGCTAAGAAGATCGTGCAGGCCTTCAACATCATCCTCAGCCAACAGCTGCTGCAGCAGCACGTGCAGGAAGTGTGCATCTTGGTCGCTGACGGGGAGCGCATTGTGCCAATTGACAATGGACATGTGCTCTTCGAGTATGTTGTGGGCAACCAGGCCCAGCTTTCTCCTGACCGGCCCCACGACAAGGCGGTGCAGCTTTATCAGGAGCTTGCGCCCCAGCTAATCTCCTCCGAACAGACCGTGAGTCGGTTGGAAGGGAGCGAGGATTTTCACGTCTTTGTGCCGTTGGTGCCGAAGGGTGAGTACTTTGGCGCCCTGTACATGCTCAGCAGACCGGAGTTTCATCTGGTGAGCGCCGAGATTCTGGCCGGATACAACCAGACAGGACTTATCTCCATCGCGCTGATCTTGTTGGGTTTCCTGGCCATGTTCTACATCTCGTCCTACACGGTGAAGGAGCGCGACGAGGCCCAGCAGATGCTTTTTCAGGAGCGGGAGCGGCAGCTCCGCGAGCACTTGCATTTCCAAAAGGAGGCGCTGTTCGCCAAGCGCATCTATCACACCCACCACAAGGCGGAGAAGGTGATGGGCTTCATCAAGGAAGACTTGGAGCTGCTGTCGCCAGAGAACATGGAGCAGGTGCGCTACCGCGTGCGCAAATACGCCAACTTTATCTCCCGCGTCATCTATGACATGAAGTGGTACGAGCCGCCGTTGCATACCGTGCGGAACCCAGCCTTCCACACCTCGGTCAACGATGTGATCCGTTTCGTAGTGGACAATATCTTCCTGCGTCTGCCTGCGGGGCAGCAGCAGTTTCGCATCGAGCTGGACCTAGACGAGAGGGTTCCTCCCGTGGCCGTCAATGAGTTTGTCGTGTGGGAGATCATCGAGCCTCTGATCCAAAACAGCATCGACCACGGCGGCGCAGACCATCTTGTGGTCCGCATCAGCTCCGCCTATCAGCCCGAGCTTCACCGCACGGTGCTGACCATAGCCGATAACGGCCCGGGCGTGCGTGCTGACTTGCTGGAGACAGACGAAAACGGGGTCCGACGCATCTTTCTCGAAAGCGTAACAACCAAGAGCAACCAAGGTAACTGCGGCTACGGTTGCTACATCGCCCACGAGCTTTGCACGGAGCGTTGCGGGTGGGGCATCGACGTGGAGAATTTGCCCGGTCGCGGTTGCCAATTCACCATCACCATTCCTCACGAGGTGCGCCTTGAAACTTCCCTCGCAGGAGCCCATTAA
- a CDS encoding sigma-54 dependent transcriptional regulator, whose translation MKLPSQEPIKVLLIEDEDYDIRRIERTLRPVAERIRIVDTVSNGTAAVNLFSQGRDYDVVIMDYQIAGGLKGERLIAQLREIDPTVQVIVVTKMTTNVADFDFANRLLEAGAMWYCTKYPYDIEEFIYQPTDFVLSIFNAYEKRLLEKARRRADTRLQDTIQEILEKKQIVGVSRAIDQLREAIRRCAETEAVVLLRGESGTGKELIAANIHYLSRRRNEPFVPVNCGSLPEHLIESELFGYEKGSFTGATTRKKGLFEVADKGSLFLDEITEIPLSAQSTLLRVMQEGEIDKIGRIGRHKVDVRVIAATNKDLEREVREGRFREDLYYRLNVLSITAPPLRDRPEDIPVLADYYLRRFSADMGRPVPEMEEEAMQALVAYRWPGNVRELQNVLQRLLINGGSVITLRDTQAALGLHPTARQEGDAPRRWPWDAQHILPLREMEREFRKEYLRFVRSQSTSDALAARKLGLAPSNFHRLCKELGLK comes from the coding sequence TTGAAACTTCCCTCGCAGGAGCCCATTAAGGTCCTCCTCATCGAGGACGAGGACTATGACATCCGACGCATCGAGCGGACGTTGCGTCCGGTGGCCGAGCGGATACGGATTGTGGACACGGTGTCCAATGGCACCGCTGCCGTGAACCTCTTCAGTCAGGGGCGCGACTATGATGTGGTCATCATGGACTATCAGATTGCGGGAGGGTTGAAGGGCGAGAGGCTCATCGCTCAGCTCAGGGAGATAGACCCTACGGTGCAAGTCATCGTAGTGACCAAGATGACCACCAATGTGGCTGATTTTGACTTTGCCAACCGCCTCTTGGAAGCAGGGGCGATGTGGTACTGTACCAAGTATCCGTACGACATAGAGGAATTCATTTATCAACCCACAGATTTTGTGCTGAGCATCTTCAACGCGTACGAGAAGCGCCTATTGGAAAAGGCGCGGCGCCGCGCGGACACCCGTTTGCAGGACACGATCCAGGAGATTCTGGAGAAAAAGCAGATCGTGGGTGTATCGCGCGCTATAGACCAGTTGCGGGAGGCGATCCGCCGCTGTGCGGAGACCGAGGCGGTGGTCCTCCTGCGCGGCGAATCGGGCACGGGCAAAGAGCTCATCGCAGCCAACATTCACTACCTCAGCCGTCGGAGAAATGAACCGTTTGTTCCCGTCAACTGTGGCAGCCTGCCTGAGCACTTGATCGAGAGCGAATTGTTCGGCTATGAGAAGGGCTCCTTCACTGGTGCCACGACGCGGAAAAAGGGGCTCTTCGAGGTGGCGGACAAGGGATCCCTGTTTCTGGACGAAATCACCGAGATCCCGCTTTCTGCCCAGTCCACCCTCCTGCGCGTGATGCAAGAAGGGGAGATCGACAAGATCGGGCGCATCGGTCGCCACAAAGTGGATGTGCGGGTTATCGCGGCCACCAACAAGGACTTGGAAAGGGAAGTACGGGAGGGGCGCTTCCGCGAAGACCTGTACTATCGCCTCAATGTTCTGTCCATCACCGCCCCTCCCCTCCGCGATCGCCCGGAGGACATTCCCGTGCTCGCCGACTACTACCTGCGGCGCTTCAGTGCCGACATGGGGCGTCCGGTGCCCGAGATGGAGGAGGAAGCAATGCAGGCCCTGGTCGCATACCGTTGGCCAGGCAATGTGCGAGAGCTCCAAAATGTGCTCCAACGGCTCCTGATCAACGGCGGGAGTGTGATCACCCTGCGCGATACCCAGGCTGCCCTGGGCCTGCACCCCACTGCACGCCAGGAGGGGGACGCCCCGCGGCGCTGGCCATGGGATGCGCAGCACATCTTGCCACTGCGGGAGATGGAGCGAGAATTCCGCAAGGAGTATCTCCGCTTCGTCCGCAGCCAAAGCACCTCCGACGCCCTTGCCGCGCGCAAACTGGGACTGGCGCCCTCCAACTTCCACCGCCTATGCAAAGAGTTAGGGCTGAAGTAA